A single genomic interval of Cucumis sativus cultivar 9930 chromosome 5, Cucumber_9930_V3, whole genome shotgun sequence harbors:
- the LOC101204465 gene encoding F-box protein SKIP5 isoform X2 has product MPPVYFRGVSAFPVTFAIEFADRYNTALVCHRWRYLACHPRLWLRVERSIKDLSEPGVFPTIEAAVAAARPGDTILIATGGVHSASNIQITKPLCLIGGGELPEETTLFCTRGSESALEFLSTSKLSNLTVKAELGCCLLHRKGRLIVDGCVLQCESNPLDYLSCPIVCTASPDKLLPSSVKGGYTHGVSVSHTRIEGGAKAVLTSEDLTLQHVRVIYARTALFFWFDVEYKL; this is encoded by the exons ATGCCGCCTGTTTATTTCCGTGGAGTTTCTGCCTTTCCTGTCACTTTTGCCATTGAGTTTGCAGATCGGTATAACACCGCCCTCGTTTGCCACAGATGGCGTTACTTGGCCTGTCATCCTAGGCTGTGGCTGCGAGTAGAACGATCTATTAAAGATTTATCTGAGCCGGGAGTTTTCCCAACAATCGAGGCGGCTGTTGCTGCTGCTAG GCCTGGTGACACCATACTTATTGCAACAGGTGGAGTTCATTCTGCCTCTAacattcaaataacaaaaccaCTTTGCCTG ATTGGTGGAGGTGAGCTTCCTGAGGAGACAACACTTTTCTGTACTCGTGGTTCGGAGAG TGCTTTGGAGTTCCTGTCTACCAGTAAACTTTCCAACTTAACAGTCAAGGCAGAACTTGGTTGCTGCTTGCTTCACAGGAAGGGAAGATTGATTGTAGATGGATGTGTCCTCCAATGTGAGTCAAACCCTTTGGATTACCTATCATGCCCCATTGTTTGTACAGCAAGTCCAGATAAGTTATTGCCTTCCTCAGTGAAGGGTGGTTATACACACGGCGTTTCTGTCTCTCACACTCGTATTGAGGGTGGAGCCAAAGCTGTCCTAACGAGTGAGGACCTGACATTGCAGCATGTTCGAGTTATTTATGCTCGAACagctcttttcttttggtttgatgTTGAatacaagttataa
- the LOC101204465 gene encoding F-box protein SKIP5 isoform X1 produces the protein MAKADMSRVVKDQSRVAIVSMEENKQRKWKRKGTSSSSPSVNSLDDGCLMHIFSFLSPIPDRYNTALVCHRWRYLACHPRLWLRVERSIKDLSEPGVFPTIEAAVAAARPGDTILIATGGVHSASNIQITKPLCLIGGGELPEETTLFCTRGSESALEFLSTSKLSNLTVKAELGCCLLHRKGRLIVDGCVLQCESNPLDYLSCPIVCTASPDKLLPSSVKGGYTHGVSVSHTRIEGGAKAVLTSEDLTLQHVRVIYARTALFFWFDVEYKL, from the exons ATGGCCAAGGCCGATATGAGCCGAGTGGTAAAGGACCAGAGCCGGGTTGCCATAGTTTCGATGGAAGAAAACAAGCAAAGaaagtggaaaagaaaaggcactTCATCCTCCTCGCCTTCTGTTAACAGCTTGGATGATGGTTGTCTAATGCATATTTTCAGCTTTCTTTCCCCCATACCAG ATCGGTATAACACCGCCCTCGTTTGCCACAGATGGCGTTACTTGGCCTGTCATCCTAGGCTGTGGCTGCGAGTAGAACGATCTATTAAAGATTTATCTGAGCCGGGAGTTTTCCCAACAATCGAGGCGGCTGTTGCTGCTGCTAG GCCTGGTGACACCATACTTATTGCAACAGGTGGAGTTCATTCTGCCTCTAacattcaaataacaaaaccaCTTTGCCTG ATTGGTGGAGGTGAGCTTCCTGAGGAGACAACACTTTTCTGTACTCGTGGTTCGGAGAG TGCTTTGGAGTTCCTGTCTACCAGTAAACTTTCCAACTTAACAGTCAAGGCAGAACTTGGTTGCTGCTTGCTTCACAGGAAGGGAAGATTGATTGTAGATGGATGTGTCCTCCAATGTGAGTCAAACCCTTTGGATTACCTATCATGCCCCATTGTTTGTACAGCAAGTCCAGATAAGTTATTGCCTTCCTCAGTGAAGGGTGGTTATACACACGGCGTTTCTGTCTCTCACACTCGTATTGAGGGTGGAGCCAAAGCTGTCCTAACGAGTGAGGACCTGACATTGCAGCATGTTCGAGTTATTTATGCTCGAACagctcttttcttttggtttgatgTTGAatacaagttataa